One window of the Anopheles cruzii chromosome 2, idAnoCruzAS_RS32_06, whole genome shotgun sequence genome contains the following:
- the LOC128278698 gene encoding uncharacterized protein LOC128278698: MSDLRFGRHPESNILRSGSVSQQQVKSIATIMLKWTVTKRSDASDRGSLPPKQRRHSLRSVETLGADRHSGATTTAARAATHYKARARRSLGHAVLANYDKENQCITSTPHPLTGRLTASPYAMVLRDVSNITPNGTTPSRAANVTPSSRKRSLPDASMLSSESKPAAGGKKVADVHESYASTLPTFDIEYSPCGVKNVPFLALRGLGVSEFPDRKPGRYFEAEGTDHAHGPAVKRAKAGDGATFGLPEPRSLEEPCVTPLSSRLSELRFNKMSQTKKRINISLSSASVALEEHDSSPNSSEMGDITLDKMIDAILESAKKDTRWIRHGPKRSSSVKSKQSHAASPTYTPAYDPAADLYPPEQHGRPKRHGAKETTIILEESGGHVNEREVKTPEVKRGDRPVARHSLGGKVVIAASPLEAACHLRRQKAVRRKAKNEVACEPAPLASLTTPPVLVCSRSTMDQMVLLQTPVGQQSPLPPTTQQQLQEEVLTNAAATSLRSVFLQDTSTPTMLGPGRKFLAFSPASSEDSLETRRSSTSRCSGRVDPAAVTANVRGVLELRVAFESSRRLQVHVVRCKDLQRATVGSINAYVKVALVGATHHPPHSDQGFQRTAVHRNSSNPQFDHRFFFDAVPNDECRVQLAVWHRDRDSKRSEFLGCISFPVKNATKQDIEGSYRLQPQACLTNPTAPIADTMCDNSRSSADDIVSMENTSTSTTMATTMSAVTGPSATETGAGAAPEQISLSKKALHQRDADENLFLRFLELDPSPDATATSGSVSGLPVPATPRRSSVCSGKPANSAGRTPFTITKRLARSGDRGFGFSIVWTHPPRVEKIEQGLSADKAGILPGDYVVFVEKHNVVTMPEQDVLNLIRTQGNTLLLEIFRRPQQIPGQTPARIGNGLRQSTAPDMLGNTTSALVTGSRNLMNLTQCSVATKNVDDPDSSLKANPFSVALSSTACSNISIETAKRKLHLPQVTFSKESTVHQFPDHRRKFLYQLISREQHFINAINFGIERFVNPLRERKDLISSNDHKTLFQNIDELSRISEDILEQIVQDETELQIHFASRVYLSKSTALCAAYRKYCNGLKKADCVLVNKSRNSNCDFMKFITEPPVPRKRPDLTSFIHRPLQHFRELLKLVQMIASHCRVDSEEQNNFNSIISELQISYREITVGGGLMEPVGEGRPLLTLQDLEARMVFTKCKPFQLASHGRQWIFGGDLSRVEGRSVKPYWTLLFSDILLFAKVSRDRVLFITEEPISLSTITDSCFNIRKKNTEFRITIDPNGRQIESPTVHCAPDLTRTPKKNSKKRYIILRAPSTELKAVWQNLLTRQIFLVNATLGSTPLSSPLDSPDILQSLVPAIDIGPTSSSMASVKVPSLDNLHLKNPQPRLIRVSRQVEELIDEKCRKLNKTGVPQGSALHLAQWMKGQLDKQVIESDPIDSDPEQIIEEWSVEQVTNRSKELNLVDSNGTVQMLATNSNGNEEPVGDALPPADDSSTFEEGDDNKSVSKSTTSDSQITVRSSPLSNKVDTISVCRQCHKTCKNRLSSLSNNSLTVQHSQSTVTNRCCVSTSTTDSSLNKSPNYSSSISSSSTLTTHGESEGQDQSAPKQMAPSPDATPNFDVAKESQKLKRSLQLTSKGYRAMCRTACNCKCTPKDFEKSTLSPDELLHEQVKILQSISEVNANGVTVHGKIETYKMNGRLPNSTTGHVEAAADITDNANGDDWALMELIGLAQINSAASLAGLDPFEALPTIAVVPPTPDLVGQQFVQLSPWPCEKGRQQLKLDMGAPRSVDDVSDEYSPDNSPEDEVNEPPYRALNAGLKRYGTISSLERVPSEDTDDNLPTYNSSEEDSESDIKIVTKEVYDSNAQTIFNWTTRAGNFIEESRAFIDRYLGHATARGTSNADDGDVNKSGAEGHSRDKTIGSGGGGDEEEMIEAETSATSGEEVWGTPTSGGENDDLQLFGSIEPTHSSPTKSSSSYTCDDDTELMMDELLMAPPMTASAVRGLLPRRKLEPLFEEETESYESDDDSKPLSGRDNQGQATERNRPAYADLRGSTGSGSVSTTPSSTPQVEPSEAIKTTTPDENYGSAADRCYASVQLPSRTRCANGTERSTDRTDLLIGLSPRQEMRLALSHDILGDDDLRTYSAPGPDLMALLGRDLSTYRPASGKEIIMNRIVTHVSSFSSNIQVVANASPKLTEPRTEQPHTSAITDSPLPTLRNETSSSYQQNNSKMDTPTPNRRKAIAQATWNSFGYVDRDEKTLSDLERLARREKIYCMTQLNPTSSTHLKHTASFNSKSKHSSRLFHFLSRRNSENQLVRLLSTKDSTSHDGSTCTSDSTRQSSTRKESDKPLDRRFWKQLSRRRRASFHEVSS, translated from the exons ATGTCGGATCTACGTTTTGGGCGCCACCCGGAAAGCAACATCCTGCGTAGCGGTTCCGTGAGCCAGCAGCAGGTGAAATCGATCGCAACA ATCATGTTAAAGTGGACGGTAACAAAACGTTCGGATGCGAGCGATCGAGGTAGCCTACCGCCGAAGCAACGTCGGCATTCGTTGCGGTCCGTTGAAACTCTGGGCGCCGACAGACATTCTGGGGCGACCACTACGGCCGCCCGGGCGGCAACCCACTACAAGGCGAGGGCTCGCCGATCTCTTGGACACGCCGTCCTCGCAAACTATGATAAGGAAAACCAGTGCATTACCTCGACACCGCATCCTCTGACGGGCCGTCTGACAGCTTCGCCCTACGCCATGGTCCTGCGGGATGTTAGCAATATTACGCCGAACGGCACGACACCGTCCCGAGCGGCGAATGTCACACCGTCTAGCCGCAAGCGCTCCCTCCCGGACGCATCGATGCTCTCGTCCGAGTCaaagccggcagccggcggtaAGAAGGTGGCCGATGTGCACGAATCTTACGCCTCGACCCTGCCGACCTTCGACATCGAGTACTCGCCGTGTGGCGTGAAGAACGTTCCTTTCCTAGCGCTCCGTGGTCTGGGAGTGTCCGAGTTCCCGGACCGAAAGCCCGGTCGATACTTTGAGGCTGAGGGCACTGACCACGCACACGGACCAGCTGTCAAGCGGGCGAAAGCAGGCGACGGCGCGACGTTCGGGCTGCCGGAACCTCGGAGCCTAGAAGAGCCGTGCGTAACACCCCTGTCGTCACGGTTGTCCGAGTTGCGGTTCAACAAGATGAGCCAAACGAAGAAGCGGATCAACATTAGCCTTTCGTCCGCGTCGGTCGCACTGGAGGAGCACGACTCGTCGCCCAACTCGTCCGAGATGGGGGACATCACGCTCGATAAGATGATCGATGCGATTCTGGAGagcgccaaaaaggacacgcgCTGGATTCGGCATGGACCGAAGCGCTCGTCCAGCGTCAAATCGAAGCAATCGCACGCGGCCTCTCCGACGTACACGCCGGCCTACGACCCGGCCGCAGATCTGTACCCACCGGAGCAGCACGGCCGACCGAAACGCCACGGTGCCAAGGAGACAACGATCATCCTGGAAGAAAGTGGAGGTCACGTTAATGAGCGCGAGGTGAAGACTCCGGAGGTGAAGAGGGGAGACCGACCGGTTGCCCGGCATTCGCTCGGTGGCAAGGTAGTGATAGCAGCTAGTCCTCTGGAGGCCGCATGTCATCTGCGGCGCCAGAAAGCGGTACGACGAAAAGCTAAGAACGAAGTGGCCTGCGAGCCGGCGCCACTCGCCAGTTTGACCACtccaccggtgctggtgtgcAGCCGATCGACAATGGATCAGATGGTGCTACTGCAAACACCAGTAGGCCAACAGTCTCCATTGCCACCAacaacacagcagcagctacagGAGGAAGTATTGACCAATGCAGCGGCCACGAGCCTACGGTCGGTGTTCCTCCAGGATACCTCTACACCGACGATGCTGGGCCCGGGTCGCAAATTCTTGGCCTTCTCCCCAGCATCCAGCGAGGACTCGCTTGAAACGCGTCGCTCCAGCACGTCGCGCTGCTCCGGACGGGTCGATCCGGCCGCTGTCACTGCAAACGTGCGCGGTGTGCTCGAGCTCCGGGTAGCCTTCGAGTCGAGCAGACGTTTGCAAGTTCACG TGGTCCGTTGTAAGGATCTGCAGCGCGCCACTGTTGGCTCCATCAATGCGTACGTGAAAGTGGCACTAGTAGGCGCGACCCATCATCCGCCACACTCGGACCAGGGATTCCAGCGGACCGCCGTGCACCGGAACTCCAGCAATCCCCAGTTCGATCACCGGTTCTTCTTCGATGCAGTGCCGAACGACGAGTGCCGGGTGCAGCtggccgtgtggcaccgcGATCGGGACAGCAA GCGAAGTGAATTCCTAGGATGCATCTCGTTCCCGGTAAAGAATGCAACTAAACAG GATATTGAAGGATCGTACCGACTGCAGCCGCAAGCGTGTCTGACCAATCCTACCGCACCGATAGCAGATACCATGTGCGATAACTCCCGATCGAGTGCTGACGATATCGTGAGCATGgaaaacaccagcaccagtactacgatggcgacgacgatgagcgcAGTGACAGGTCCTTCGGCTACCGAAACGGGGGCGGGGGCCGCACCCGAGCAGATCAGTCTGAGCAAGAAAGCGCTCCATCAGCGCGATGCCGATGAGAACCTCTTTCTCCGATTCCTCGAACTGGACCCGTCGCCCGATGCGACGGCAACCAGCGGCAGCGTAAGCGGCCTGCCCGTTCCGGCGACACCACGGCGTAGTTCCGTTTGCTCCGGCAAGCCCGCGAACTCGGCAGGGCGTACGCCGTTCACGATCACGAAGCGCTTAGCGCGGTCCGGTGACCGTGGGTTCGGGTTTTCCATCGTCTGGACACATCCGCCGCGGGTGGAGAAGATTGAGCAGGGCCTGTCGGCGGACAAGGCGGGCATTCTGCCCGGCGACTATGTGGTGTTTGTGGAGAAGCACAACGTCGTCACGATGCCCGAGCAGGACGTACTGAATCTGATCCGAACGCAAGGGaatacgctgctgctggagataTTTCGTCGTCCACAACAGATACCGGGCCAGACCCCGGCAAGAATCGGTAATGGGCTGCGCCAGTCCACGGCGCCGGACATGCTGGGGAACACCACCTCGGCCCTCGTCACCGGTAGTCGAAACTTGATGAACCTCACCCAGTGCAGCGTGGCGACCAAGAATGTGGACGATCCGGACTCTTCGCTGAAGGCCAATCCGTTCAGTGTGGCCCTTTCGTCGACGGCCTGTTCGaacatttcaattgaaacCGCCAAACGGAAACTGCACCTACCGCAAGTGACGTTCAGCAAAGAG TCAACTGTCCACCAGTTCCCTGACCATCGCCGAAAGTTCCTGTACCAACTAATCAGTCGCGAGCAGCATTTCATCAATGCTATTAACTTTGGCATTGAGCGGTTTGTCAATCCACTTCGCGAAAGAAAAGACCTGATCTCGTCCAACGATCACAAAACCCTGTTCCAGAACATCGACGAG TTGTCTCGCATATCGGAAGACATCTTGGAGCAAATCGTACAGGACGAAACGGAACTGCAGATCCACTTCGCGTCGCGTGTTTATCTGTCCAAAAGTACGGCACTGTGTGCGGCCTATAGAAAGTACTGTAATGGTCTGAAGAAGGCCGATTGCGTGCTG GTCAACAAATCGAGAAATTCAAACTGTGATTTTATGAAATTCATTACGGAGCCACCGGTACCACGGAAACGTCCAGACCTAACATCCTTCATACATCGACCTCTTCAGCATTTTAGGGAGCTACTCAAACTAGTCCAAATGATCGCTTCCCATTGTCGTGTAGATAGCgaagaacaaaacaattttaacAGTATCATAAGCGAACTGCAG ATATCGTATCGTGAGATCACTGTCGGTGGAGGGCTCATGGAGCCGGTCGGAGAAGGTCGGCCACTGTTGACGTTGCAGGACCTCGAGGCAAGGATGGTGTTCACTAAATGCAAACCCTTCCAGCTGGCATCTCACGGGCGGCAGTggattttcg GTGGTGATTTGTCGCGCGTCGAGGGTAGGTCAGTGAAGCCCTATTGGACGTTGCTGTTTAGTGATATACTGCTGTTTGCGAAAGTTAGCCGAGACCGGGTTCTGTTCATTACCGAGGAACCGATAAGTCTCTCCACTATAACCGATTCCTGTTTTAACATTCGGAAAAAGA ATACCGAGTTTCGCATAACGATCGACCCGAATGGCCGTCAGATAGAGAGTCCTACGGTCCACTGCGCACCGGACTTAACCCGCACACCGAAGAAAAACTCGAAAAAACGCTACATCATACTCCGGGCACCGTCCACCGAGCTCAAAGCGGTTTGGCAGAACTTATTGACTCGGCAAAT CTTTCTGGTCAATGCAACGCTCGGCTCTACCCCGCTCAGTAGTCCACTGGATTCGCCGGACATTCTGCAATCGCTGGTACCTGCAATCGACATTGGCCCCACCAGCAGCTCGATGGCCTCGGTAAAGGTACCGTCGCTGGATAACCTTCATCTTAAGAACCCCCAG CCCAGATTGATTAGAGTCTCGAGGCAGGTCGAGGAGCTTATTGACGAGAAGTGTAGGAAGCTCAATAAGACGGGCGTTCCGCAAGGCAGTGCGCTTCACCTGGCGCAGTGGATGAAGGGTCAGTTGGACAAGCAGGTCATCGAGTCGGACCCGATCGACTCCGATCCCGAGCAGATCATCGAAGAGTGGTCCGTCGAGCAGGTTACCAACCGCTCGAAGGAGCTCAATCTGGTCGACTCGAACGGCACCGTGCAGATGCTAGCAAccaacagcaacggcaacgaagAGCCGGTGGGCGACGCGCTACCTCCAGCCGACGATAGTTCAACCTTCGAGGAGGGCGATGATAACAAGAGTGTGTCCAAGAGTACGACATCCGATAGTCAG ATAACGGTACGATCGAGCCCCTTGAGCAATAAGGTAGACACCATATCCGTGTGTCGGCAGTGTCACAAAACCTGCAAAAATAGGCTTAGTTCCCTAAGCAACAACTCACTGACGGTACAACACAGCCAGAGCACAGTGACGAACCGGTGCTGTGTGTCGACCTCCACCACGGACAGCAGTCTGAACAAGAGTCCCAACTATTCGTCCAGCATCTCCTCTTCTAGCACACTAACCACTCACGGCGAATCCGAGGGGCAAGACCAAAGCGCTCCCAAGCAAATGGCTCCATCTCCCGACGCAACTCCGAACTTTGATGTGGCGAAAGAATCCCAAAAACTAAAACGAAGTCTGCAGCTGACGAGTAAAGGCTATAGGGCCATGTGCCGGACGGCCTGCAACTGCAAGTGTACGCCAAAAGACTTCGAAAAAAGTACTCTCAGTCCGGACGAGTTGCTGCACGAGCAAGTGAAGATACTGCAGAGCATCAGCGAGGTCAATGCGAACGGTGTCACGGTGCATGGGAAAATCGAGACGTACAAGATGAATGGGCGTCTGCCGAACAGCACGACAGGTCACgtcgaagcagcagcggacATCACCGACAACGCCAACGGTGACGATTGGGCACTGATGGAGTTGATAGGGCTAGCCCAGATCAACTCAGCTGCGTCGCTGGCTGGACTGGATCCGTTCGAAGCGCTCCCGACGATTGCCGTCGTGCCGCCTACACCGGATCTAGTAGGCCAACAGTTCGTCCAGCTgtcaccgtggccgtgcgaGAAGGGCAGACAGCAGTTAAAGCTGGATATGGGGGCTCCTCGTTCCGTGGACGACGTGAGTGATGAGTATTCTCCCGACAACTCGCCCGAGGACGAAGTTAACGAACCACCGTACCGTGCCCTGAACGCTGGCCTGAAGCGGTACGGTACCATATCGAGCCTGGAGCGTGTACCGTCCGAGGATACCGATGATAACCTGCCGACCTACAACTCTTCGGAGGAGGACTCAGAAAGTG ATATCAAAATAGTTACCAAGGAAGTGTACGACAGCAACGCACAAACGATCTTCAACTGGACCACCAGGGCGGGCAACTTTATCGAAGAATCGCGCGCATTCATCGATCGCTACCTGGGACATGCTACTGCGCGCGGCACCAGCAACGCGGATGATGGGGATGTCAATAAAAGTGGAGCGGAGGGACACTCGAGGGACAAGACAATCGgatccggcggcggaggcgatGAGGAGGAAATGATCGAAGCTGAAACGTCGGCAACCTCCGGCGAGGAAGTCTGGGGCACCCCGACGAGCGGTGGCGAGAATGACGATCTGCAACTCTTCGGCAGCATCGAACCAACACACTCG TCCCCAACCAAATCATCTTCCTCGTACAcgtgcgacgacgacaccgagcTGATGATGGATGAACTGCTGATGGCACCGCCTATGACCGCCAGCGCAGTTCGGGGATTACTACCAAG GCGAAAGCTAGAACCACTGTTCGAGGAGGAAACGGAGAGTTATGAGTCGGATGACGACAGCAAACCGCTGAGTGGTAGAGATAATCAG GGGCAAGCTACGGAAAGAAATCGTCCGGCTTATGCGGATTTAAGAGGTTCCACTGGATCCGGGTCGGTAAGTACGACTCCGTCGTCGACGCCGCAAGTCGAACCGAGCGAAGCGATAAAGACTACCACTCCCGACGAAAACTATGGGAGTGCTGCTGACAGATGCTATGCGTCTGTACAGCTGCCGAGCAGGACGCGCTGTGCAAACGGTACCGAAAGATCCACGGACAGGACCGACTTGCTGATCGGGCTCAGTCCGAGGCAAGAGATGCGTCTGGCGCTCAGTCACGACATtctcggcgacgacgacctgCGCACCTACAGTGCACCTGGGCCGGACCTGATGGCACTTCTCGGGCGCGACCTCTCCACATACCGTCCGGCGAGCGGGAAGGAGATTATCATGAATCGTATCGTGACTCATGtgagcagcttcagcagcaatATCCAGGTGGTGGCGAACGCCTCGCCCAAACTGACCGAACCCAGAACGGAGCAGCCGCACACGTCGGCGATAACCGACTCGCCCCTGCCCACCCtgagaaacgaaacgagctCATCatatcaacaaaacaattcaaaGATGGATACTCCTACACCGAATCGGCGAAAAGCTATCGCTCAAGCTACCTGGAACAGTTTTGGGTATGTGGATCGAG